Sequence from the Paludisphaera rhizosphaerae genome:
GCGTTCATCCTCACGGGCCTCGTTCCGCCCGACCGCATTCCCGAGCTGCTCAACGGCGTCGACGCCGTGATTCATCCCAGCCTCCGCGAAGGGCTGGCGCGGGTCCTGCCGCAGTCGTTGCTCGTCGGTCGACCCGCCATCAGCTACGACGTCGACGGCGCGCGCGAGGTCATCACGCCGGAAACCGGCGTCCTGCTGCGTCCTCGCGACCTGGAGGGGCTGCGCGAGGCTGTGCTCCGCCTGGCCGCCGATCCGACGCTCCGGGAACGATTGGGGCAGGAGGGGCGGCGACGCTTTGCCGACCAGTTCCGCCATGAGACGATGACGGCGCAGCTTCGCTCACTCTATGAGCGACTCCTCGCCGACCGTCCCCGAGGCCGTTGAAGGCGCATTGGCCGCCTTGCGAATTACGGCGAGATGCAGGGTGGTCGGTTTCGCCTTGGCCGGGTTGAAGCCGAGGACGTCCTCGATCCTCGTGATGGTTACGCCGAACTTCTTCTCGAAGATCGGCAACTCGTTCGGCGTCACGGCGGTGATCATCGCACCGCGTCGATCGAGTTCTTGCTGAAGAACGCCGCCCTCGCGAGTGAGGGTGATCGGACGGCCGTAGGCGTAGATGACCCCCGGCTCCTGGTAGTTCATCAGCAAGGGGTCGAGCCCGGTCTGCGCTTTGAGGGCGATCATCCGTTCGCCGACGATTCGGGAAACGCGCAGGGGCTCTGCATTCGGCAGCAGCCAGCCGCCGACGAACAACATCATCAAGCCGACGGCCGCGGCAAGGGCGTAGGCTCCGCGCCAGGTATCGCCGCGATGCAGATGCAGCAGCCCCACGGCTGTGCCGAGACCCAGAGTCAGCCCGCAGGCGACCAGTGGTAGGCCTATCCCCAGGCCCGGCGGGGCCGATATCGAAGCCGCCGCCAATCCGACGCCCGCCGTCACGCCGACCGCCCCGATCATCCCCTGCGCCAGCTTGCCGAGCGGCCAACGCCGGAGCGTCACCTCCTGGCGGGAGATTGACTTCACCACCCAGGCCGAGAGCAAGGCGCAGGCGGGGAACGACGGCAGGTAGTAATGGATCAGTTTCGTCTGGACGCACTCCAGCAAGACGAGCGGGCCGACGATCCAGGCCAGCAGATAGGCAAGCGTCGGGTCGGCCTTGCGCCGTTGCCAGGCGGCGACGATCCCCATCGGGACCAGGCACGCCCAGGGGAAGAAGAGGATGATCGAAGTCAGCGGGTAGTAACCCGGGATCGAGCCGTGCTGTTCCATGTCGGTCGCGATCCGATTGAGGAACTGCTGCTTCACGGCAACCTCGACGAATCCGCCGTCGCTGGAGAAGAGCATCATGACGTACCACGGAGCACTCAGCAGCGTGAACAGTAGCAGCCCCCTGCGCCATTTCAGCCGCTTCCAAACAGTCGGCACGGGGCATCCCCACCACCAGGCGAGAAGGGCCGTCGTCGCCAGCAGGATCGGGCCGACGGGCCCCTTGGTCAGCATCGCCAGCGCAAGGAGCACCCAGAACGAGTACGCGATCCGCGGCGACTCGCGGTGAGCCAGCTCCCAGAGGCAGAGTTGACAGCCCATGAGCCAGAAAGTGAGGGTCGCGTCCGTCGTCGCCAGCTTGGACTCGGCCACCATGATCGGCGAGACCGCCAGCATCAGCGCGGCGAGAAATCCGGCACGCTCTCCCAGCATCCGACGCCCCAGCAACCAGACCAGCAGAACGGTCCCCGATCCAGCCAGCGCGGAGTGCAGCCGCATCCCGGCGGGGCCCTCGCCGATGACGGCCGTGGCCAGTCCCATCAGCCAGTAGTTGAGGATCGGCTTGTGGTGGCGAGGTTCGCCGTTGAACGTCGGGCGGAGCCAGTCGCCTCGCGCGCGCATTTCATGGACGGCCACCGCGTTTCGCGGTTCGTCTCGATCCCACAATCCCGTCCGCGCGTTACCGGCCAGGAACAACGCCAGGCTGATCGCGGCGAGCGCCAACGCTTGCTGCCAGGTCTTTCGGAAAGCGGCTTGCTGGTTGATCTTCGGCGCGAGAAGGCCGTCGCCGACTGGAGCGTCCTGCCGCGCCATCGTCGTCATCCTCCATGATGGCGAGGGGTCGTGGAGACTTTTGTCCGATGCTCGAACGAGTCCTCCACCCCTTGCCTGCGCCTAGTATAATCGGACCGTCTTTTCCGACGAGAGCGTTTCCGAAGCCCAAGACGCGGGTCGTTTTTCGACGCCTGCGTCATGCGGTTTTGTTTTCGAACGGCCGTCGGGTCGAGGGAGAACGACGCATGATGACTTCGCCGACGAACGAGGCCGCGTGCCTGCTGGAGAAGGGGGCGCTTTATTCGCGTCGTGAGGGACTCCAGTGGGAGGGCCGCGATCTGGTGTTCGCCGGGTTCAAGCAGGGAGCCTTCTCCCTCTACTTCGGCGACGCCCCCATCTATCACTTCGATCTTGAAGGACGGTGGCAGCGCGCCTACATGCTCGATCGCCACTTCATCAAGCGTCTTGACGGAGCCGTCCACGAGGTCGACCGCGTTCGGGAGAACGGGGCGCTGGTGATGAAGCGGCGCGTTCTGGGCGCCGCCGAGGCGCGTCGGATCGACGAGGAACTGCGAACCGTCGCCGTCAGCCTCCTCACCGATCTGAGCCAGGATTCTGGTTGTCGAATTGATCCTCCCGATGACAAGGCTCGCCCGATCGGCGAGGCTGATCTGCGCGAGTTCCTGGGCCGGATCGCTCGCTGGGACGCCGCCGCGTGGGATAATTTCAAGCAACGCCACACCCAGGCCTACGGACCGCTGCCCCTGGTCCCGCCTGACTGTCCCAACGCGGTCGTCGTGCAGGCGACCGTCGGCGATCGCGACGGACGGAGTTTTGCGGCTGGCCCTGTGAACGAGCACATCGTGCGCACGCCCGAGCAGTTCGAGGAGCACGTTCGTGGGGTCGCGGGCCTTCTCGGCCGGCGGTTGCTCCAGAGTCGGAGCGCTTATCTCGCCGGCGTCGACGTCCTTCGACTTCCGGGCCCCGACGTTCTCGCCTACCTGGACATCCTCCAGCGGAACCTTCAGTCCGAGGGCGAGCATGTCGTCGACGACGTGCATGCGTTCCTCGACGACTTCCAGTCGCCCGTGGCCGACGCGGCGACTCTCCGGTCGGCCTTCAGACGCCGTTTGACGCGCATTGCGCTCGGGATCGAGTCGGGGGCCCCGGAACTCCGCCGACTCTACGGCAAGGATTGGTCGGACGCCGACCTCCAGGCGTTTGCGGCCGAGGCCAAGGCGGCGGGGATCGAATTGAGCGTCATGGTGCTCGTCGGCGTCGGCGGCCGCACCCGGAGCGCCGAGCACGTCGAACGCACCGGCCGATTGATCGAATCGCTGTTGCTGACTCGCGGCGACATCGTCTTCCTGATGGACGAACGAGAGATCGCCGCTCCGGGCGCGCCCAACGCCTGGGAGCCTCTCGATGCGGAGGAGTGGCGACGGCAGCTTGAGCAACTGCGACAAGGGCTCTCCAGCCTGCGCGACCGCGGGGTGAAGGTCGTCCCTTACAGCATGGTCAAGCAGTCCTCATAAGCCCGAAAGCCGTCTGGAGCAGGCCTGCTATGTCCTGGCATACGAGCGCCGTCCTGATCGGAGTCGATCGATCGGGAGACGTCCCGGCGTTTCTCGAAGAACTGGGATTCCCCGGAGCGGTCTATCTGAGGTCCGTCGACTTCGAGGAGGCGACCGGTCTGGGGGATTTCGGCTCTGCGCTGACCGTTGCTGTCGCGACGGTCGACGGCTGGACCGCTCTGTGGGGGCCGATCCTCGTCGCCGATCAGGAAGCGCTCTTGCGAGCGTCCGAACTTGGCCCGGCCTTGACGCTCATCATGGAGGGAGCCTCAGACACTTACGGGTTTGAGCTGTTCCGGGACGGTGCCAAGGTCAGGGGGAGGCTCGAACAGGCAGGGCAGATCATCTACGACGAGGGCGAACCGCTCTCTGAGGAGTTGGAGGTCGTTGACGACCCCGCAGACTGGGAGACTCGCCTCTTCGACCTGATGGGGCGAGTGGCCGTACCGATCGAGCGGCTCTCGGAAGTCGAGTACGATCTCTACGAGCTTCCCTGAGACCGCCCGTCATGCTCGATGCCGGCGCGTATGCCGGCCGCCGACGAAGCTCTCGAAGACGAACTTGCCCAGGTCCTCAGCCGAGCAGTAGGCCGCGACGCCGTTCGTAACGCGGGCCATCTCCTGCACGAAGTTGACCAGGGAGTGGTAGAAGTAGTCCTCGATCAGAGCGTAGCTGGAGATCCGGATTCCGGCCGAAGCGCAGCGACGGGCTTCAGCCAACGTGTGCGCTGCGGACTTCTCCGCCGGCGGGTAAATGAGGACGACCTCGCGGCCCTCAATGTGGGCCGTGGGCTCGCCGTCGGTAATGACGATGATCTGCTTGTTCCCGGCCGCCTGTCGGAGCAGGTGGCTCCGAGCCAGGCGTAGCCCGGCGTGGATGTTCGTGAAGTGCTGGGGGACGCGTCCAGCGGGTTGGTCCAGGTCGAACCGCAGGTGGACGCGACTGTTATAGATGCTCACCGGCTTGGGGGCCGAGTTCAACAACTCGCGTTCGGTCATCTTGTTGGCGTACGTGTAGAACCCGATCATCTGGATCGAGTCCTGCGGATACTGCGCCCTGACCATCGCCTGGAGCGCCAGGGCGACCTTCTTCGTCGTGTAATACTTGCCGTAGCGTCCCATCGACCC
This genomic interval carries:
- a CDS encoding ArnT family glycosyltransferase → MARQDAPVGDGLLAPKINQQAAFRKTWQQALALAAISLALFLAGNARTGLWDRDEPRNAVAVHEMRARGDWLRPTFNGEPRHHKPILNYWLMGLATAVIGEGPAGMRLHSALAGSGTVLLVWLLGRRMLGERAGFLAALMLAVSPIMVAESKLATTDATLTFWLMGCQLCLWELAHRESPRIAYSFWVLLALAMLTKGPVGPILLATTALLAWWWGCPVPTVWKRLKWRRGLLLFTLLSAPWYVMMLFSSDGGFVEVAVKQQFLNRIATDMEQHGSIPGYYPLTSIILFFPWACLVPMGIVAAWQRRKADPTLAYLLAWIVGPLVLLECVQTKLIHYYLPSFPACALLSAWVVKSISRQEVTLRRWPLGKLAQGMIGAVGVTAGVGLAAASISAPPGLGIGLPLVACGLTLGLGTAVGLLHLHRGDTWRGAYALAAAVGLMMLFVGGWLLPNAEPLRVSRIVGERMIALKAQTGLDPLLMNYQEPGVIYAYGRPITLTREGGVLQQELDRRGAMITAVTPNELPIFEKKFGVTITRIEDVLGFNPAKAKPTTLHLAVIRKAANAPSTASGTVGEESLIE
- a CDS encoding VWA domain-containing protein, encoding MSNYEYSKWDGSQEFQPQSADKMFDQIAEYLLQYGEDVLRNLDDVDDDDLPEVVEMIQKEGLIERDEEGRWAVTPRGMRRIQDKSLHELFLTFNRDALGRHETQQKGEGTVSLEDTRPYVFGDPLANIDMHETLKNAYIRQGGGVPIRLTPDDYVVHETEYQTRCATVVLIDMSGSMGRYGKYYTTKKVALALQAMVRAQYPQDSIQMIGFYTYANKMTERELLNSAPKPVSIYNSRVHLRFDLDQPAGRVPQHFTNIHAGLRLARSHLLRQAAGNKQIIVITDGEPTAHIEGREVVLIYPPAEKSAAHTLAEARRCASAGIRISSYALIEDYFYHSLVNFVQEMARVTNGVAAYCSAEDLGKFVFESFVGGRHTRRHRA